The following coding sequences are from one Methanococcoides orientis window:
- the acsC gene encoding acetyl-CoA decarbonylase/synthase complex subunit gamma, producing MKINSPLEAYKFLPGTNCGECGETSCMAFASHLIDRSLKATDCTPLVSEEKYKKKYAELEALLAPEIREVVIGVGEKAVSIGGDDVLHRHKLTFFNKTAFAYDVWDTMDEKDLVERVNKIQDFKKFYVGDFLTLDMIAVRSISDDPAKFAAAVKKVMETTDFPMVLCSFNPEVLKAGLEVAAEKRPLLYAANKDNWQDVAALAQEYNVPVTVFAPNDLDMLKSLAKTFSENGIEDVVLDPGTFPTGKGLRTTFQNFLKIRRAGINGDRDIAFPIMAVPLTAWMAHDDDVSASYWETVVASVFTVKYGDIMILHSIEGYAQLPEVHIRDTIYTDPRKPVTVDPGVYEVGSPTADSPLLVTTNFALTYYTVESDLSSNGIDCYLTAIDTDGIGVEAAVAGGQLTAAKIKKGLDDAGFDMKEKLNNNVVVLPGLAARLQGDVEDETGAAVMIGPADSGRLPGWMEQNWPPKK from the coding sequence ATGAAAATTAACAGCCCTCTTGAAGCTTATAAATTCCTTCCGGGCACCAACTGTGGTGAGTGTGGCGAAACATCCTGTATGGCATTTGCATCCCACCTTATTGACAGGTCATTGAAAGCTACTGATTGTACTCCTCTTGTAAGTGAAGAGAAGTACAAGAAGAAATATGCTGAGCTTGAAGCACTTCTTGCACCTGAGATCAGGGAAGTTGTGATCGGTGTCGGTGAAAAGGCAGTAAGCATTGGTGGCGATGATGTATTGCACCGCCATAAACTTACATTCTTCAACAAGACTGCATTCGCATACGATGTCTGGGACACTATGGATGAGAAGGACCTTGTTGAAAGGGTGAACAAGATACAGGACTTCAAGAAATTCTATGTAGGAGATTTCCTGACACTTGACATGATCGCAGTGCGCAGCATTTCAGACGATCCTGCAAAGTTCGCAGCAGCAGTAAAGAAAGTAATGGAAACCACTGATTTCCCAATGGTCCTCTGTTCATTCAATCCTGAAGTTCTCAAAGCAGGACTTGAGGTGGCAGCAGAAAAGAGACCACTTCTTTATGCAGCTAACAAGGACAACTGGCAGGATGTTGCAGCTCTTGCACAGGAATACAATGTTCCTGTGACAGTGTTCGCACCAAACGATCTTGACATGCTCAAGTCACTGGCCAAGACATTCTCAGAAAATGGTATTGAGGATGTTGTCCTCGATCCGGGAACATTCCCAACAGGCAAGGGACTGAGAACAACCTTCCAGAACTTCCTGAAGATCAGAAGGGCAGGCATCAATGGTGACCGTGACATTGCATTCCCTATCATGGCAGTACCTCTTACAGCATGGATGGCACACGATGACGATGTCAGTGCATCCTACTGGGAAACCGTGGTTGCATCAGTATTCACTGTCAAGTACGGCGATATCATGATACTCCATAGTATTGAGGGATACGCACAGTTACCAGAGGTTCACATCCGTGACACCATCTACACCGACCCACGTAAGCCGGTCACAGTAGATCCGGGAGTCTATGAGGTAGGTTCACCAACAGCAGATTCACCTCTGCTTGTCACAACTAACTTCGCCCTTACATACTACACTGTAGAGAGTGACTTGTCATCCAATGGTATTGACTGTTACCTCACAGCTATCGACACCGATGGTATTGGTGTGGAAGCTGCTGTAGCAGGCGGTCAGCTCACAGCTGCAAAGATCAAGAAGGGACTGGATGATGCCGGCTTCGACATGAAGGAGAAGCTCAACAACAATGTAGTTGTACTTCCGGGACTTGCAGCACGTCTTCAGGGTGATGTTGAGGACGAGACTGGTGCCGCTGTTATGATCGGTCCGGCAGATTCAGGAAGACTTCCTGGCTGGATGGAACAGAACTGGCCACCAAAGAAATAA
- the cdhD gene encoding CO dehydrogenase/acetyl-CoA synthase subunit delta translates to MSNKMKLSGLTDILKDLDVESLEGVTIEGDIELDISGGGGLNPAMAYALGHEAAQISLHVANIARMLGYPVDQLFAASMGGLPQAPVAGQSRIQDLIPAKFDVSKMSEWATPIQEVTLGATSADGGSRKSTVTLGGENALPYYFDAEMPHRNYVTMDVFDMPIGMAKSVKGNYEDVINDPAEWAKKVVRDFNADMVTIHLISTDPLINDTPAREAAKVVEDVLQAVDVPIVIGGSGNPQKDPEVLEKAAEVAEGERVLLASASLNLDYERVAKAATDHGHAVLSWTQLEINAQKELNRKLMKQCGVPRDSIVMDPTTAALGYGLDYAYTNMERIRLAGLMGDEELTFPMSSGTTNAWGARESWMKESPLSQDSDWGPREYRGPIWEIVTGLTLSLAGNDMFMMMHPTSVQVLKEITQTLYGSIEADEIDITNWIGAEV, encoded by the coding sequence ATGTCAAATAAGATGAAATTATCAGGTCTTACTGATATCCTTAAAGATCTTGATGTCGAGTCACTTGAAGGAGTGACCATAGAAGGAGACATTGAGCTTGATATCAGTGGAGGCGGAGGTCTTAATCCTGCTATGGCCTATGCACTTGGTCATGAAGCTGCACAGATCTCATTACATGTCGCAAATATCGCAAGGATGCTGGGATACCCTGTAGACCAGCTTTTCGCTGCATCCATGGGCGGACTTCCACAGGCACCTGTAGCCGGACAGTCCAGGATACAGGACCTCATTCCTGCAAAGTTCGATGTTTCTAAGATGAGTGAATGGGCAACTCCTATCCAGGAAGTGACCCTTGGTGCTACATCAGCAGATGGTGGTTCAAGGAAGAGCACTGTCACTCTTGGTGGAGAGAATGCACTTCCATATTACTTCGATGCTGAAATGCCACACCGCAACTACGTCACAATGGATGTCTTCGATATGCCTATCGGAATGGCAAAATCTGTCAAAGGCAACTATGAAGATGTTATCAACGATCCTGCAGAATGGGCAAAGAAGGTCGTACGTGACTTCAACGCAGATATGGTAACAATACACCTTATCTCAACAGATCCTCTGATCAACGATACACCTGCAAGGGAAGCAGCAAAGGTCGTAGAGGATGTCCTTCAGGCAGTTGACGTACCTATCGTCATTGGTGGTTCAGGTAACCCACAGAAGGATCCTGAGGTTCTTGAAAAGGCAGCTGAGGTCGCAGAAGGCGAGCGTGTGCTTCTGGCATCTGCAAGTCTCAACCTTGATTACGAAAGGGTTGCAAAGGCTGCAACAGACCACGGTCATGCAGTACTTTCCTGGACACAGCTTGAGATCAACGCACAGAAGGAACTTAACAGGAAGCTCATGAAGCAGTGCGGAGTCCCAAGGGACAGCATCGTAATGGACCCGACAACCGCAGCTCTTGGTTACGGTCTGGACTATGCTTACACTAACATGGAACGTATAAGGCTTGCAGGTCTTATGGGTGATGAAGAACTGACATTCCCAATGTCTTCCGGTACTACCAATGCATGGGGTGCCCGTGAGTCATGGATGAAGGAATCACCACTAAGCCAGGATTCCGACTGGGGTCCACGTGAGTACAGAGGTCCTATCTGGGAGATCGTTACAGGTCTTACACTCTCACTTGCAGGAAACGATATGTTCATGATGATGCATCCAACATCTGTACAGGTTCTCAAAGAGATCACACAGACACTCTATGGTTCCATTGAGGCAGATGAGATCGACATTACCAACTGGATCGGAGCGGAGGTGTGA
- a CDS encoding ATP-binding protein translates to MTKVIAITGKGGTGKTATTSLLIRHLTRTDKLVLAIDADPDTNLPETLGCETIKTVGDMKQFMQDERDNFPPDINKESIFESKIYEILEEMPKYDLIVMGRPEGSGCYCYVNNLLRGIMDKVVKNYDVVILDTEAGLEHFSRKIIRDVDDLIVVTDGSRRGLRTAERIRELTEELETNIKNIYVVANKVTDANKEEIKKTAKDLDLELIGTVPMDSMIAERDLKGLPLFDLPDESVAVQEVGRIAEKLGL, encoded by the coding sequence GTGACAAAAGTAATTGCAATAACAGGTAAGGGTGGAACAGGGAAGACTGCAACAACCAGTCTTCTCATCCGCCATCTTACAAGAACTGATAAGCTTGTCCTCGCTATCGACGCAGACCCGGATACAAATCTTCCGGAGACCCTTGGTTGCGAGACTATCAAGACAGTCGGTGATATGAAACAGTTCATGCAGGATGAAAGGGACAACTTCCCTCCTGACATTAACAAGGAATCCATCTTCGAATCAAAGATCTATGAGATCCTTGAGGAGATGCCCAAGTACGACCTTATCGTAATGGGTCGTCCAGAAGGCTCAGGATGCTACTGTTATGTCAATAACCTGCTTCGTGGTATCATGGACAAGGTCGTAAAGAACTATGATGTTGTCATTCTCGATACGGAAGCAGGACTTGAGCATTTCAGCCGTAAGATCATTCGTGATGTTGATGATCTCATCGTGGTTACCGATGGCTCAAGACGTGGTCTGAGGACCGCCGAGCGCATAAGGGAACTTACCGAGGAGCTTGAGACCAATATAAAGAATATCTATGTTGTTGCGAACAAAGTCACAGATGCCAATAAGGAAGAAATCAAGAAAACTGCAAAAGATCTTGATCTCGAACTCATCGGAACTGTTCCGATGGACAGCATGATCGCAGAAAGAGACCTTAAAGGGTTACCCCTTTTCGACCTTCCTGACGAGTCTGTTGCTGTACAAGAGGTTGGAAGGATCGCGGAGAAACTTGGTTTGTAA